The Cannabis sativa cultivar Pink pepper isolate KNU-18-1 chromosome 8, ASM2916894v1, whole genome shotgun sequence genomic interval CACATTTCCACCATGTGTTGGAGTTTTCTCTGGTCCCCAAAGATCAGAGTGAACATACTCCAATATGTGCTTAGTTTTGTGAATACCAGTTTTAAACTTTAACCTATGATGTTTACCTAGGACACAGGATTCACAGAAATCCACTTTACTTACTCTGTCCTTACCCAGTAGCCTTTGATCACTCATGATCTGTAGGCCTTTCTCACTGATATGCCCCAGCCTTCTGTGCCATAGGACAGCTTTTAGGTCTTCTGGATTCTTGGTATTTGCATTGTTGCAGTGAGTCACTGGTTCTCCATCTAAGTAGTATAACCCTTCATGTTTGTGTCCTCTGATTATTGTCATAGCACCCTTACTTAGCTTCATTGAACCTGCTTCAATTTTGCTAACAATACCCATGTCATCTAGAACActtatagaaattaaatttctagcaagatTAGGTACATACCTTACACCAGTTAGGGTTCTGACAATCCCATCAAACATTTTAAAACTTACATTACCTGAACCTTCTATATTGCAAGTGTTGTTATTTCCCAGAATTACTTTGCCACCATTAGAATTTCTGTAATCAGTTAGGATTTCCCTAGAGTTTGTCATGTGAAAAGTACACCCAGAATCCAAAATCCAGTCATCTTTGAAAGATGTAGATGCAACATAAACTTCACCACTATCATAGCCATCTGAGTAGTTTGCTTCCTGTTGCTTGTCATTTTGTTGCCTGTTTTGATCTGATCTTTCTGGAAACCTTCCACCTTTCTTGTTCTTGTATTTGTTGTTGTAGAAATAGCAGTCTTTCTTGTAGTGTCCAGGTTTTCCACAATAGAAACAACCTGTAGAATCACCAGAATCTCTTGATGGTGATCTATTCTTTCCTTTGTTTGAGTTTCTATGATGATGTGCACTATTACTTCTACCCCTGTTCTGGTAGGATTTCTTGTGAGATGGCCTTCCCCTGCTTAGGTTCATTTCACCATGTCCAGAATTGGATTTTTCACTCTTCATCTCTAAGTCTTTAGATTTTAGGGCAGAGATGACTTCATCAAGTGTGATTGAAGTCCTTCCATACTTGATAGCTGTCTTTACCTCTCTGTATGAATCAGGCAATGAATTCAAAATGATTATTGCCTGATTTTCATCACTTAGAGCTTCATTCTCTCCTGAATTTGCCAATTCAATGTGCATTCTGAGAAACTCATCAAGATTCTGATCTAGGGTTTTAGTGTGACTCATCTTAAATCCAAAGATCCTTTCTTTTAGGTAGATCTTGTTAGTTAGGGACTTCTGTTGAAACTGCTCTTCAAGTTTCTTCCAAATTTTAGCTGGTGTTTCTTCTTTATCAACCAATCTGATAATTGCATCAGAAAGGTTGAAAATTATGATTCCAGTGGCTGTTTCCAACAGTTCTTCTTGTTGAATCTTTGAAGTGTTTTCTGGCCATTCAATAGGGTCTTCAAGAACCCTAAGTAGTTTCTGTTGAGCCAGCAGGGATCTGATCTTTCTCCTCCAGATCCTGTAATCACCAGATCCATCAAAACGATCAATGTCAACCTTGATATTGCTCATGTTAgagaaatcaaaattaaattgagtTGAGTTTAGAAAGATTTGTTTATTATCAGTTTGTGGAATTTCCACAGGTTTCCCACTGTCCACAACTTCTTGttgtgtttcttcttcttctcccagtcttgatcactttcttgattCTTTCTTGAGTTGATTTAAGCTTGAACcaaagctctgataccactgtaggaATTTTGCTTGgtgaaattccaagtttaaCCTACACCACTCAAGAAAACTGGTCAAAACGACAGGGACAAAGTTGTCCCAGAAAATTCAATTTAAAACCCAATCAACGACAACAAAAAACTTGGTCGTTCCTTTCCTGCACGACAATGAAGCTTGTCGTTTTCACTCACACGACAAATCGTTTAAACCAAACGATTTGTCGTTCTGGATTGAACAAAACTAAGTTCAATCAGAGCTAACCCTAGCTCATTTGCACCTTCGAACATTCGAGAGtttctcaaactctctctctctttctctctgcctTCTCTCTGGTTCTCAAACCCTAGAACCAGAGATCCTCCTCGATCTATTGATCGATCTTACCCAGAAACCTTCCCAGAAACAAcccaaaacacacacacacaaatatcAAACATAGATCATTAGGTTAGGGTTAGAAAAATGAACACCAGAGATTATAGAGGTTCGCCCTAAATCAGGGGTACATCCTCTTTGAGCTCGCCTTGAAGATCGACCTCAGATCTTTCACTATGAAGCATGAATATTACAACAGGTAAGAAATCCAAGTCACAGATCGACTGGTATTTCTGGGTTTTTCTCTCTTGTGTTTTCTGTGTttatttctctcttgtttttctggTTTCTCACACTAACTCTTTTCTGTTTCTTGTGCATGTACTTGAAAAACATCTGGAGCTGAAGAACTTTCTCAGATCTGGTAACCTAGGGCTTTTTGCATCTGGTATATTTTCATTTCTTCTCTtctgttccttttatagttgtAGTTCTAGGGTTGATCACAGAActaggagttagttacaacttcggttgtaactaacaactagttcttgatccactagaggcgaagccaccTAGGATCTGATGGTCTGTTGTATTCTGTTTgcttttatttgtaattttcaCTTCATCTGTAAAACTGTAATAATAAAGGTTACAGTGAGGTCTAATTTTAACACATTTGTTATCCCAATGAGACCCTGGATGCCCATCTCTCCTCATCTTCATAGCTCTAGTCACATCCACAACTCCAAACTTACATTTATTTCCTTTCTTAACTCCAATTTCTCTTGCTCTTTCCATCTCTTCCAATTGGGATTTCCTTATTTCCCACTCAAATCCGTCCAAATCGATCTTCACTTCACTCGACGGACTTGTTCTGTTACAACTACCCCCAGTGTTCCATAACCCATTCTCGAAATGAGATGGTGAATATGTCCTCATCAGAGTTACAAGACTACAATTCTTACAAGAGTTGATGAAATCGAATGTGGTTCGAAATGCCATTCGAATCGCAAAGTTGCTcttgtgttgtgttgtgtttGGTTTGTTGTTGCAATAAACACAACCTATCAAGTTGTTGTTTTTGTGAAGATACATAATTCTAAAGAACCAATGTCCAGTTGAGATTATGGCATAGTTTAACTTTGGTAGAATATTAGCCCAACTATTATCTACCTTGTCAAGATGAAGATTGTATGTGCCTGAACTTGTTCCATTCATCATTATCTCATCTGCTTCTATTAGAAATTTTGACCATATAATCATAAGGGTGAAATCATGACTAGTAAAGTACCATTTCTTGAATCGATCTTCAGAGTCCTTATAAATTTCTAAAGGAATTTCCTCCTACAATATCAATAAAAATATGTTattaatgtgaaaaaaaaaattcttatatatcactttttttttccttcttaaaTTTATTGTCATCATATTATTTGTTTCAGTGGGTTGTAGTTGTAGAATATTGGGTTAGATTAGTTATGTTTTTAATAAGACATCTTAAAAAATTGTTATATCAAATATAATTGTGAATAttactcattttttttaattaattattatgttttttctcAGAATATATGTtgcattataaaataaaaatggagTTATAAATTGTagtgaaaaattattaaattcagaaagaaaaaaaattgcaaatatGAATTAAGTGAATCTTAATTAAGATTACTTTGAATTTCATTTCATCAATTAATAAATTGCTTATTAAGATTTGATGATCAATTTTGTCAAACAATTACCCGAACCAAAATGATGCATGTACTAAGGAAAGATCACAATATAACACGAATGAAGagtagtttttttaaaattttattgttattagaCACTTTAAGGTATCCAACACCATATTGATATGAAGCATTATAAGTGACTCGCGAgttcttata includes:
- the LOC115700362 gene encoding xyloglucan O-acetyltransferase 4-like isoform X1 — protein: MVRGKKMAFIGDSLARNHVESLLCLLSQEEIPLEIYKDSEDRFKKWYFTSHDFTLMIIWSKFLIEADEIMMNGTSSGTYNLHLDKVDNSWANILPKLNYAIISTGHWFFRIMYLHKNNNLIGCVYCNNKPNTTQHKSNFAIRMAFRTTFDFINSCKNCSLVTLMRTYSPSHFENGLWNTGGSCNRTSPSSEVKIDLDGFEWEIRKSQLEEMERAREIGVKKGNKCKFGVVDVTRAMKMRRDGHPGSHWDNKCVKIRPHCNLYYYSFTDEVKITNKSKQNTTDHQILGGFASSGSRTSC
- the LOC115700362 gene encoding xyloglucan O-acetyltransferase 4-like isoform X2; the encoded protein is MVRGKKMAFIGDSLARNHVESLLCLLSQEEIPLEIYKDSEDRFKKWYFTSHDFTLMIIWSKFLIEADEIMMNGTSSGTYNLHLDKVDNSWANILPKLNYAIISTGHWFFRIMYLHKNNNLIGCVYCNNKPNTTQHKSNFAIRMAFRTTFDFINSCKNCSLVTLMRTYSPSHFENGLWNTGGSCNRTSPSSEVKIDLDGFEWEIRKSQLEEMERAREIGVKKGNKCKFGVVDVTRAMKMRRDGHPGSHWDNKWMKGYNDCTHWCMPGPVDYWNHFLMAAMRKMSLV